From the Chryseobacterium sp. G0201 genome, the window GTCCGATACGTTGGATAAAATGAATTGCGATTATAAAGACAAAATTTTCGTTTCAGCGATCAAAGGAATTATTCCTAAAGTGAATGATGTAGTTGCCCATTATTTAAGAGATGAATTTAAAATAGGTTTTAGAAACCAGGCTGTAATAGCAGGACCTTGTCACGCAGAAGAAGTGGCGATGGAAAGACTGTCTTACCTTACCATTGCGACTGTGGAAGATGAGGTTTCTGAGAAGTTATTTAATATTTTCAACTCAGATTTTATAAAAGTACATTCAAGCAAAGATGTTCTTGGGAATGAATATAGTGCTATTTTGAAGAATATTTTCGCGATTGGAGCAGGTATTGCAAGCGGATTGGGCTATGGAGATAACTTTACGGCTGTTTTCGTTTCCAACGCGATCCGTGAGATGGAAACTTTCCTTGAAGCGATCTATGAAGCTCCGAGAGACGTTAATGAAAGTGCTTATTTAGGGGATTTACTAGTAACGGCTTATTCATTATTCTCAAGAAATAGAAGCTTAGGAAACCTTATCGGAAAAGGGTATACCGTAAAATCTGCAATTCAGTCTATGAATATGATTGCAGAAGGTTATTACGCTGCAGATTCTATCTATAAAACAGCGAAACAGAAAAACCTTAAACTTCCAATCGTAGATACGATTTACGGAATTTTATATGAAGGTAAAAATGCAGAAAAACAGTTCAAAAAACTCACTGCAAAACTAAATTAATAAAGAAAGCAAGGTTTTTAGGCCTTGCTTTTTTATTGTATAAAACTCAAACTTCTTATTGACTCAGCTTTATGATAATTAAAGAAAAAGATGATCTTATCAAAAGATTACTGCTTGTAAAGCCATTTCCTGAATCAAATTCAAATTTTTGTCTGATCGTTGTTGGTGCAGTTAATTTCAGAAAAAATGTTCCCTGAAAAAATGTAAATGAATTGGATAATTGACACATCCTGTTAGTTTCCGATATCGTTGCAGTTGTTGCAGCGTTGATCAAATAAGAACGTGTACAGGTAAGATTCTGCGACATGTATTGTGTGTTTGCGGGTCCGGTATTATTGTTATCATTACTCGCATCCACAGCATATCTGATGATGTAGGTTCCTGCCGGCAGTGTAATAGTAGATTTATCTGCTGCGAGAGAACCTCCTGTTATTTTGTTGGATCCAACGGTAAAATTAGACATCGTATTATTGGTACTTCCTGTAGGAATTAATATATTCGTAGTAGACGCTGTAATATTGTTAACCGACATGATCTGTGGCTCTGTTCCTCCAAGAATGGTTCTTTGCCATTGATTGGTTATCCAAACATAATACCCTTTCGGATAGGTAGATGCTCCACCTTTGTTGTAGATCATTAAACCGCTGACAGGATTTGCCACTGGGCTAGTAGTACTGTTTAGTACCGTAAGATCATATTGCGGAAAAACGACTCCTTTATTCGTAGAATTGATATCTAAAACACTGCTCGCATTTGGTGTCGTGGTATTGATACCTACTTGCGAAAATATTTTAATACCGAATAATAGAAAAATAAATATATAATTAAGTTTTTTCATCTCTTTAAAAATTATTGGTTGAGTGCAGATCTTTGAATATCAACTTTTGCATTGGTGATAATGATTTCTCCGGTACTTGCTGCTGTTGTAGTAGCACCGTTGCCCAATTGATAGGTACCTCCGTTTGCATGAGCTATTGAAGGCAACAGATTGATTGGCGTTGCAGAATTGGTTACAAAAGAAAAACTCAGGTTTAAGGTATGTGTTTTTGTACTTGCGTTAGACTGAGCATTAATACTGATGGTCTTTCCATATTGAGTTCCGCTTACCGGATCTATTAGTTTCAAAGTGTATTGATGCAGGTGAATTTGCGTATTCCCGATTCCATTGGTTGTGCCTTCAAGATTATCGGTGATGTTTAAACAAATATTCACCAAATATCCACTGTTTCCTGGTAAAGTGATAACTCCGGTTGAACTGTTGTAAGTCGCTCCGATATCATTGGAAAGGACGGTAAAAGCTGCGTCATTGAAGTTTTTGTACGAACCGTTTGTAGTGTTTCCTAATACAGAATAATTTGTTGTTCTCTGTAATACAAGATAACTTACAAGATTATAAGTGTCGGCAATTTGGCTCCACATATTATTTTTCCAGACATAAATTCCGGGGCTTATAGTGTTTCCTTTATTATATACGATAAGACCTTCTTTGGGATTAGATACTGGTGAAGTATTGTTTAAAATATCTACAATATCAACTCTGGGAAGCAAAACTCCCTTATTAGTAGCCCCTGAAATATCCAATACGGCAGAATTATCAACGTTTGTTTTTCCAATGGCTACTTGTGCGTTAAAAACACTGGAAATCGTCATTAAAATTAAAATAATTGTATTTTTCATGTTTTTAAAGCTTTGAAATTTTAATATAAGATTCATCAGAAATGATGTTGACCAGATCATAGAATGTACTGTTCTGCATTCTTCCGAGGTA encodes:
- a CDS encoding NAD(P)H-dependent glycerol-3-phosphate dehydrogenase, which translates into the protein MTKKKTISESSNPKKNKKEVSVGVVGSGSFATAIVKMLVENCKLVHWCVRSEFVKGAIELRGHNPNYLTAATFNLKNLKLTTDINELVSACDIVVLATPSIYLSDTLDKMNCDYKDKIFVSAIKGIIPKVNDVVAHYLRDEFKIGFRNQAVIAGPCHAEEVAMERLSYLTIATVEDEVSEKLFNIFNSDFIKVHSSKDVLGNEYSAILKNIFAIGAGIASGLGYGDNFTAVFVSNAIREMETFLEAIYEAPRDVNESAYLGDLLVTAYSLFSRNRSLGNLIGKGYTVKSAIQSMNMIAEGYYAADSIYKTAKQKNLKLPIVDTIYGILYEGKNAEKQFKKLTAKLN